The following are from one region of the Thiocapsa rosea genome:
- a CDS encoding NAD(P)H-binding protein, whose translation MPSTPPRRPRVAVAGASGFIGTAVCRALTDAFSVRALTRSPARAHTPDADQRVTWRHCDLFSASDLVEGLTDCDYAVYLVHSLAPSSRLTQAKPRDMDLILADNFAQAAAANGVKQIIVVGGLIPDSFRISPLLWSRREVELVLASRGTPVTALRAGLVVGPGGSAPRLLVDLVRRLPLLLLPPSARSMTRPIALVDLVRAVRHCLGQPETCRGAYDIGGPECLSYEEMLRQTADVLGLRRRILTLPWMPLWLASATARFFSGAPSAVVGPALESLPQDTVIRDNPIQRAIDPAAIPFREALRAALAPSGRRLLPSPRQPIEGQSRELMRRARLVRSIQRVILPPGQDAAWVAGNYFRWLGACCWPMVCTHIDETGRCSVFIRFPRLHLLTLQWLAEESSPQRQVYAIVGGLLSRPDGQGRARFEFQTLLDDRYTMAAIHDFAPALPWYVYLWTQAVAHLLVMRRYQRRLARLAR comes from the coding sequence ATGCCATCTACCCCACCCCGGCGACCGAGGGTCGCCGTCGCCGGTGCCAGCGGCTTTATCGGTACCGCGGTTTGCCGCGCCCTGACGGACGCCTTTTCGGTTCGGGCGCTGACACGATCGCCCGCCCGGGCACACACGCCCGACGCGGATCAGCGCGTGACCTGGCGCCATTGCGATCTCTTCTCCGCGTCCGACTTGGTCGAAGGGCTCACGGACTGCGATTATGCCGTTTATCTGGTGCATTCGCTGGCGCCCTCGTCGCGCCTGACGCAGGCCAAACCGCGCGACATGGACCTCATCCTGGCCGATAACTTCGCACAGGCCGCGGCGGCGAACGGGGTCAAGCAGATCATCGTGGTCGGCGGGTTGATCCCGGACAGCTTTCGGATCTCGCCTCTGCTCTGGAGTCGGCGCGAGGTGGAGCTGGTGCTGGCCTCGCGCGGGACCCCGGTGACGGCGCTGCGTGCCGGACTGGTCGTCGGCCCCGGTGGGTCGGCCCCGCGGCTGCTGGTGGATCTGGTCAGGCGCCTGCCGCTGCTCTTGCTGCCGCCGAGCGCCCGTTCGATGACGCGGCCGATCGCGCTGGTGGATCTGGTTCGGGCGGTGCGCCACTGCCTAGGGCAGCCGGAGACCTGTCGGGGCGCATACGATATCGGCGGTCCCGAGTGCTTGAGCTATGAAGAAATGCTGCGTCAAACGGCCGATGTGCTCGGGCTTCGAAGACGCATCCTGACCCTGCCTTGGATGCCGCTCTGGCTGGCCTCGGCGACCGCGCGGTTCTTCAGCGGCGCCCCTTCGGCCGTCGTCGGCCCAGCCCTGGAAAGCTTGCCTCAGGACACGGTGATTCGCGACAACCCGATTCAGCGCGCGATCGACCCGGCTGCAATCCCCTTTCGCGAGGCGTTGCGCGCGGCGCTCGCCCCGTCGGGTCGACGCCTGTTGCCGAGCCCGCGTCAGCCGATCGAGGGTCAGAGCCGCGAGCTGATGCGCCGTGCGCGGCTGGTGCGCTCCATCCAGCGGGTGATTTTGCCGCCCGGTCAGGATGCCGCCTGGGTCGCCGGCAATTACTTCCGCTGGCTCGGCGCCTGCTGTTGGCCCATGGTCTGCACCCACATCGACGAGACGGGTCGATGCAGCGTCTTCATCCGCTTCCCGCGCCTGCACCTGTTGACGCTCCAATGGCTCGCCGAGGAGAGCAGCCCGCAGCGTCAGGTCTACGCCATCGTCGGCGGTCTCCTGAGCCGGCCCGACGGGCAGGGGCGTGCCCGATTCGAGTTCCAGACCCTATTGGACGATCGCTACACCATGGCGGCCATCCACGACTTTGCACCCGCCCTTCCCTGGTACGTCTATCTCTGGACCCAGGCGGTCGCGCATCTTCTGGTCATGCGGCGGTATCAGAGGCGGCTCGCGCGCTTGGCGCGGTGA
- a CDS encoding cation:proton antiporter, producing MELNSFVLSAISLLTVAALAVALFKHLGLGSILGLLVAGIVVGPHSPGPSVTAHVEDVRNFTELGVVMLLFLIGLEMKPRRLWALRREVFGMGSAQILASGFLVAGYIALYDYSWQAALLMGLTLALSSTALVMQLLHERGDLATRHGTAAFAVLLMQDLAVVPLLAIVPILSDVGTLSSDVPFLKQILVVAGMVALVFGFGRYLVPFALRSLLRQHNREAFTLVVLLAVFLAAGAMHEAGLSMALGGFMMGMLLSTSRFSFQIQAQIEPFKGLLMSLFFVAVGMSIDLEAIAAQPLLLAQHVVVILAIKLVVLLLIGIAFGLPRGTATRVAFMLAQSGEFGFVLFGSAKALGVIDDATFVIAVSVISVSMLLTPLLVRIGDLSARRLEHRSVAPTTFQYPATPAGQAGQVGRVVIAGYGRVGHTVATLLEANNIPFIAFDTNPVHVERGEQDGRAVYFGDIGDVELLEAAQVDKAALVILTIDHGPTALRAVSHIRTAYPKVPVIARARDLEACGSLIRAGATLAYPEAIESSLRLGAEALQMLGISTSEVDSLLQGVRSEGYAQVVE from the coding sequence ATGGAGCTCAACAGCTTTGTCCTTTCGGCAATCTCGCTGCTCACTGTGGCGGCGCTGGCCGTTGCCTTGTTCAAGCATCTGGGGCTGGGCTCCATCTTGGGGCTCTTGGTGGCGGGGATCGTCGTCGGACCGCACTCGCCCGGCCCATCGGTGACGGCGCATGTCGAGGACGTGCGCAATTTCACCGAGCTGGGCGTGGTGATGCTGCTCTTCCTGATCGGTCTGGAGATGAAGCCGCGACGACTCTGGGCGCTCCGACGCGAGGTCTTCGGGATGGGCTCGGCGCAGATCCTGGCGTCCGGCTTTTTGGTGGCGGGCTACATCGCGCTCTACGACTACTCTTGGCAGGCAGCGCTCTTGATGGGGCTGACCTTGGCGCTCTCCTCAACCGCGCTGGTCATGCAGCTGCTGCACGAACGCGGCGATCTCGCCACCCGCCACGGGACCGCCGCCTTCGCTGTCCTCTTGATGCAGGACTTGGCCGTGGTGCCGCTGCTCGCAATTGTGCCGATCCTCTCGGATGTCGGTACCCTGTCTTCGGACGTCCCCTTCTTGAAGCAGATCCTCGTCGTTGCCGGGATGGTCGCCTTGGTCTTCGGCTTCGGTCGATACCTGGTGCCCTTCGCGCTCAGGTCTCTGCTGCGTCAGCACAACCGCGAAGCCTTTACCCTGGTCGTGCTTCTGGCGGTCTTTTTGGCGGCCGGGGCGATGCATGAGGCGGGGCTCTCGATGGCGCTCGGCGGCTTCATGATGGGGATGCTCCTCTCGACCTCGCGCTTCAGCTTTCAGATCCAGGCCCAGATCGAGCCCTTCAAGGGGTTATTGATGAGCCTCTTCTTCGTCGCTGTCGGGATGTCGATCGACCTGGAGGCGATCGCGGCTCAGCCGCTGCTGCTGGCCCAGCATGTCGTCGTGATCCTCGCCATCAAGTTGGTCGTGCTCCTGTTGATCGGCATCGCCTTCGGGCTGCCGCGCGGGACGGCGACCCGCGTCGCCTTCATGTTGGCCCAGAGCGGGGAGTTCGGCTTCGTCCTCTTCGGCTCGGCTAAGGCGCTCGGGGTCATCGACGACGCAACCTTCGTCATCGCCGTGAGCGTCATCTCGGTCAGTATGTTGCTGACGCCTTTGCTGGTGCGGATCGGCGACCTCTCTGCGCGGCGCCTCGAGCACCGATCGGTGGCTCCGACGACCTTCCAGTACCCGGCGACTCCCGCGGGGCAGGCTGGGCAGGTGGGTCGGGTCGTCATTGCGGGCTACGGGCGGGTCGGTCATACGGTCGCGACCCTGTTGGAGGCCAACAACATCCCCTTCATCGCCTTCGACACCAACCCAGTGCATGTCGAGCGCGGGGAGCAGGACGGCCGCGCGGTCTATTTCGGCGATATCGGGGATGTGGAACTCCTGGAGGCCGCTCAAGTGGACAAGGCGGCCCTGGTGATCCTGACCATCGATCACGGACCGACCGCCCTGCGGGCGGTGTCGCATATCCGCACGGCCTACCCGAAGGTGCCCGTGATCGCCCGCGCGCGGGATCTGGAAGCCTGCGGAAGTCTCATCCGCGCCGGTGCGACGCTGGCTTACCCCGAGGCGATCGAAAGCAGCCTGCGCCTCGGGGCGGAAGCCCTGCAGATGCTCGGCATCTCTACGAGCGAGGTCGACTCCTTGCTGCAGGGCGTGCGCAGCGAGGGCTATGCGCAGGTGGTCGAGTAA